DNA from Leptospiraceae bacterium:
TCTCGTCTGTAGTAATTCCAATCACAGGCATGAAGGGTTCTATATTATGTCTTCTTCCTTTATTGATAATAATTCTTGGTGTCACAGAACTTAATCGTATCCCCAGGACCTGGGCTTTTTCTTCGGGATAAGTTTGAAGTGGCTCGAAGTTCATCATCCTTCTTAATTTTTCATTCTCAATCAAGAGTTGTTCAAGTTGTTCTTTTTGGGATTTGTATTTTTCGATTTCTTCGAGTGCTTTTTCATATTTTTGTTTTAATTCCGAATATTCAGAAATTCTCTGAATAAAAGTAAAGGGAAAACTTATAAAGCTTTTAAATATATAATTTGTTTGCTCTACAATCTTATTTACATACACAGATGTATTCGTGAACAAATTCTTTTGCCAAATGATATTTACCAATGAAAACAAAACAAAAAAACTTAGGCTTAAAGCAACTCGGTGTCGATATATATATTCCCATAGCATAGTTTATCTTCTGTTATTGAGCATGCCTCTTTGCTTTAGTTTTGGCAATTCTTCTAAATATTTTCCCGTTCCTAGAGCTACGCAGATCAAGGGATTCTCGGCTCGAATCACAGGTACTCCTGTTTCTTTACTCAAATATTTATCTAAACCTTTAAGCAAACATCCACCGCCAGTAAGAACAATTCCTCTTTCAACTATATCAGCCGCTAGTTCAGGTGGGGTTTTTTCTAAGGTATTTTTGATGGCTTCTAAGATTTGTTCTAATGTTTCTTTTAATGCTTCGCGGATTTCGTTGGAGTCTACCTCGAGTGTTCTTGGAAGTCCTGTTACCGCATCTCGACCTTTGATTTCCATTGTTTCTACGGTTTTTTCTGGATATGCATTCCCTAGCTTGAATTTTAGTTCTTCGGCGGTTCTTTCCCCTATGATGAGATTATACTGAGTTCGTATATACCGTATGATTGCTTCATCGAACTCATCACCAGCAACACGTATCGAATCAGAAATTACCATACCTCCCAGAGAGATCACGGCAATTTCTGTGGTTCCACCACCAATATCGACAACCATGGTTCCCGCTGGTTCATCGATGGGAATATTAGCTCCAATCGCCGCAGCAAGAGCTTCTTCTATAAGGTAGATTTCACGGGCACCTGCTTGTTCAGCGGACTCCCTCACAGCTCTTTTTTCTACTTCTGTAATCCCGGATGGGATTCCAATCACCAACCTGGGTTTTACTAAAGTAGTTCGTTTGTGGACTTTTTGAATGAAATAGCGAATCATTTTTTCTACTGTATCGAAATCAGCAATAACCCCATCCCTCATAGGTCGAATGGCAACAATATCGCCTGGAGTCCTTCCTAACATTCGCTTTGCCTCGTGCCCAACAGCCAAAACTTTTCCCGTCGACTGCTGAACGGCTACAACAGATGGTTCATTTAAAACAATCCCTTGACCTTTCACATACACCAATGTATTAGCCGTTCCTAAATCAATCCCCATGTCGTTGGAAAATAAGTTATAAATTTTATCAAAAATCATGACTTAGACACCTATTCTTATTATCGTATACAATGTCTGAGTGAATAAAAAAAACAACACTATTTTGAAGACAATCGAATTTGAGTTTTAAACGAAAAATTAACAAAAACAACTTTACTTAAAAGTATTTTTTAACCTTTGTCTGACACGTTGAATTCTTTCTTTTAGTTCTTTTTGATTTTGATCGGGATACAATCTCTCAATTTGTTCTAAATAATATTTTGAAAAAATATAATTTTTTTGCAATAAAAAAGACTCAGCTAATAATAGATAAAAACTTGCATGTATGAAGTTCTGATTTTGTTCGTTTGGCAGAGTGGGAATTTGTTTCTGGAGATTTTGAAATTGCAAAAACGTCTGAAACAATTTATAGTAATCTTTTCTGTAGAAAAAAGCATTAGCAACTAGAAGTAATTTCTCTTCCTCAGAAAATTCCCAGTAACTGTTTTGTTGAAAGATTAATTGGATTTTCTCATTCAAACCAAAATTAGAAAAAATTAACAAATATAACCATTCATAATATGGATATAAAAAAAGTAAGATTTTCTGCTTATCTATATAATTAAGTTTTTTTTGTGAACTTATGTTTAGTATTTTGTAATAGAGAATGTCACTATAAACATCTAAAAAAAGCAGATTGTGATCTTCTTCGTTAGAAATTGCTAAGGTTTTTTTGGTGTATTTTTTTAAAAGAAAGACGGTTTCTTCAATTTGATGTTGGTCATTTGCTTCAGGAAAAAAGCCTGTTATTAATTGTTTTAGCATTATATCTTTTTGTAAATCAAAAAGCAAAATGGTTTTATAAAAATAACCGAAGGACAAAATTTTATACACCTCATATAAACTATCTGTATTTTGTTCAACGTAATTTGCTATATGTATCATTTCATTAACTTGTTTTTCGAGTTCTTCTTTAAGGACATTGTCTTTATGGATTAGATGGATCTTTTTTTGAGTTACTAATTCGTTGAACTTTAGTATGATTTTTTCATTCCTGTTTTTTAAAAATACGACATTTTCGGGAAGTAGGATTACCCTTATAGTGTTGGATACTTTGTCTCTATAAAAAAAAAGAAGAACAACCAACATCAAAATCAACCCGAAAAGAACAAAGTAGAAGATTTTATTTCTATTGTTTCTTTTCTGAACGTATACTTCTACTCTTCTATACACAATTCAGAATTTTTTTTCGAAGTTAACTTTAAAAGAAAAATTTAACTCCTTTTCAAAAACATAAACACAAGGTTTTTCCTTGTGTTTATGTTCCAAATTCATCTTGGATTTC
Protein-coding regions in this window:
- a CDS encoding rod shape-determining protein — translated: MIFDKIYNLFSNDMGIDLGTANTLVYVKGQGIVLNEPSVVAVQQSTGKVLAVGHEAKRMLGRTPGDIVAIRPMRDGVIADFDTVEKMIRYFIQKVHKRTTLVKPRLVIGIPSGITEVEKRAVRESAEQAGAREIYLIEEALAAAIGANIPIDEPAGTMVVDIGGGTTEIAVISLGGMVISDSIRVAGDEFDEAIIRYIRTQYNLIIGERTAEELKFKLGNAYPEKTVETMEIKGRDAVTGLPRTLEVDSNEIREALKETLEQILEAIKNTLEKTPPELAADIVERGIVLTGGGCLLKGLDKYLSKETGVPVIRAENPLICVALGTGKYLEELPKLKQRGMLNNRR